From the genome of Pedobacter sp. MC2016-14, one region includes:
- the pbpC gene encoding penicillin-binding protein 1C, whose product MGTGRKIIISDAICLVLLVWFWFCLPAKLFVSPTSYVIEASNGQLLSASIAKDGQWRFPAASAVPDKFIKCITAFEDKRFYSHIGVDPLAMIRAIRVNLRAKAVVSGGSTLSMQVIRLSRKENRTLGQKFIELLLSVRLELGYSKQEILKMYAANAPFGSNVVGLDAASWRYYGRGPENLSWGEMATLAVLPNSPSLVHPGKNTARLIKKRNDLLDKMVRLHYLDRSSADLAKFEPLPGKPMPLPENAPHLLSRFRSESKVLGLSTNRITTTLNYDLQLSINALLKRYQNRYQANDINNVAALVLDVRKGTVLSYVGNTYQPEHVDFESHVDMIKASRSPGSTLKPLLYASMLNDGFILPHTLIPDIPTQISGYTPQNYDLGYDGAIPADLALSRSLNIPAVKMLQTYKYQRFYDKLKRLGIGTLTKPADHYGLSLILGGSEVTMWDLAKTYMGMARSLNHYNEYQGKYNPADYDAPVYFQNNPHKEPKPELTGMLDHGSIWNTFNAMEELMRPGEEGLWQQFSSSQRIAWKTGTSFGFRDAWAVGLTPDYVVCVWVGNADGEGRPGLTGIDAAAPILFDIFRKLPAGKWFETPRHKLKKMLVCRQSGYKPGLQCLDKQEQLVPIAGEKTVLCPFHKLIHLDRSSRWQVSDECEAVDQMVHKSWFILPPAMESYYKVKHSDYKTLPPFMEGCSPQSSNSMMEIIYPKNYATVYIPIELDGSRGKVIFNATHREPGAKLYWHIDNDYIATTRSFHQLSLSPAPGQHTLTLVDEKGERLIQQFTILEKENDK is encoded by the coding sequence ATGGGTACAGGTCGTAAAATAATCATCAGCGATGCCATTTGTCTGGTCTTGCTGGTTTGGTTTTGGTTTTGCCTGCCGGCTAAACTCTTTGTAAGTCCAACCTCTTACGTTATAGAAGCGTCTAACGGGCAATTGCTCAGCGCTTCTATAGCAAAAGACGGCCAATGGAGATTTCCTGCTGCTTCGGCAGTACCAGATAAGTTTATCAAATGTATTACCGCATTTGAAGACAAGCGCTTTTACAGTCATATCGGGGTAGATCCCTTGGCTATGATACGGGCTATACGGGTAAATTTACGTGCAAAAGCTGTCGTAAGCGGCGGCAGTACACTCAGTATGCAGGTCATCAGGCTTTCCCGAAAGGAAAACCGCACCCTGGGCCAAAAATTCATTGAACTCCTCCTTTCTGTCAGACTTGAATTGGGCTACTCCAAGCAAGAGATCTTAAAAATGTATGCGGCCAATGCCCCCTTTGGCAGTAACGTAGTGGGATTGGATGCCGCCTCATGGCGATACTATGGTAGAGGTCCTGAAAATCTTTCCTGGGGAGAGATGGCTACACTAGCTGTACTGCCCAATAGTCCTTCCCTGGTGCATCCCGGTAAGAATACCGCAAGGCTCATAAAAAAAAGGAACGACTTGTTAGATAAAATGGTGCGGCTCCATTACCTTGACAGGTCTTCTGCAGATTTAGCGAAATTTGAACCCCTCCCGGGGAAACCGATGCCTTTGCCTGAAAACGCACCACATTTATTGAGCAGGTTCAGGTCCGAATCAAAGGTTCTGGGCCTGTCTACCAACAGGATCACCACCACATTAAATTATGACCTTCAGCTTAGCATTAATGCCTTGTTAAAGCGCTATCAAAACCGTTACCAGGCAAATGACATCAACAACGTAGCCGCATTGGTGCTGGATGTACGTAAAGGTACTGTGCTTAGTTACGTAGGCAATACCTACCAGCCAGAGCATGTTGATTTTGAAAGTCATGTCGATATGATTAAGGCATCACGAAGCCCTGGTAGCACATTAAAGCCACTCTTATATGCCAGTATGCTTAACGACGGCTTCATTCTGCCCCATACCCTTATCCCCGATATCCCTACCCAGATTAGTGGCTATACGCCACAAAATTATGACCTTGGTTATGATGGTGCAATTCCGGCCGACCTTGCCCTGAGCCGCTCCTTAAATATCCCTGCAGTTAAAATGCTGCAAACCTATAAGTACCAGCGGTTTTACGACAAACTTAAACGCCTGGGTATTGGTACCCTTACTAAACCGGCAGATCATTACGGTCTTTCATTGATACTTGGCGGCAGCGAAGTCACCATGTGGGATCTTGCCAAAACATATATGGGGATGGCCAGATCTTTAAATCATTACAATGAATATCAGGGGAAATACAATCCGGCAGATTATGACGCGCCTGTATATTTCCAAAATAATCCCCATAAGGAGCCGAAACCTGAGCTTACCGGCATGCTGGACCATGGATCCATTTGGAATACCTTTAACGCCATGGAAGAGCTGATGCGACCTGGCGAAGAAGGATTGTGGCAACAATTTTCTTCCTCACAAAGGATTGCCTGGAAAACCGGTACTAGTTTTGGATTTCGTGATGCCTGGGCAGTTGGTTTAACCCCAGATTATGTGGTTTGCGTGTGGGTAGGCAATGCAGATGGCGAAGGTAGACCGGGCTTAACAGGTATAGATGCAGCCGCGCCAATTCTTTTTGATATTTTCAGAAAACTCCCTGCAGGCAAATGGTTTGAAACACCCCGGCACAAATTAAAGAAAATGCTGGTCTGCAGGCAAAGCGGGTATAAACCAGGTCTGCAATGTTTGGACAAACAAGAACAATTGGTTCCCATTGCCGGCGAAAAAACCGTGCTCTGCCCTTTTCATAAGCTCATACATCTGGACCGAAGCAGCCGATGGCAAGTATCAGACGAATGCGAAGCCGTGGATCAAATGGTTCATAAATCCTGGTTCATTTTGCCACCAGCCATGGAATCCTATTATAAGGTAAAGCATAGCGATTATAAAACCTTACCGCCATTTATGGAAGGCTGCAGTCCGCAAAGCAGCAACAGTATGATGGAAATCATTTATCCTAAAAACTATGCTACGGTATACATTCCAATAGAATTGGATGGCAGCAGGGGAAAAGTAATTTTTAATGCTACACACAGAGAACCCGGTGCAAAGTTATACTGGCATATAGATAACGATTATATTGCTACCACGCGCAGTTTTCATCAGTTATCCCTCAGCCCAGCTCCTGGTCAACATACGCTAACCTTGGTAGACGAAAAAGGAGAAAGGCTCATTCAGCAATTCACTATACTGGAAAAAGAGAATGATAAATAA
- a CDS encoding Ig-like domain-containing alpha-2-macroglobulin family protein, producing the protein MKNSFSTFIQQNKKLLSIAAISVVLLGLAAFFFFRKSKPDDYNQAYAKYIEAYTSGTISKKSYIRLHLASQVSTMNDAGKPDERELFDFSPSIKGKTYWIDGQTVEFRPDENLEPGETYTATFNLKAVTETEKGQEEFEFDFKVINPGMMLTQNGLVSQNNTSMEYMKLSGEIITSDEEDTKQLEKTIELDFPQKLKIKWQHNPAKNSSIFSIDSIKKTNTEEKLSIKWSGDAIDAKNEGEEVVEVPKLGVFKVLNIKAVQQLEDYALIQFSEPVGVGQDLNGLVGLNGVTDTRYTIDASQVKIYAPNTLDGNYTVYANQGIENIEGKKLEAAKNANIVFEKKQPSVTISGNGTILPNSGKLVLPFETVNLKAVDVTVIRIYENNIPQFFQTNNYKDGSELRRVGKPVVQKTIRLDEDKALDLHKKNRFTLDLDKIIKAEPGAMYRVTLGFRHSYNVFDCNSSSKEEQSADGGDEGYENYGEKIDEDDDFWSQYNSSYPNYYRWEDRDNPCTDSYYTSERWASRNLLASNIGLVVKRGNDNSMLIVATDLLTAEPLSGVELEFVDYQRQIIFSSKTDADGLATFDLKRKPFLLIAKNGKERGYLKLDDGNALPLSRFDVGGDLVQNGLKGFLYGERGVWRPGDSLFLSFILEDKLKKLPGSYPISFELYNPSGQLVKKAVQTQTLNGFYAIKTATDNTAPTGNWTAKVKAGGSTFTKTLKIETVMPNRLKINFDIGNRTYLSSGPASTANLTATWLFGTPGKNLKAKVDVNLNTMTTTFKGFEAYTFDNPTVKFESQVNTIFEGSLNENGSAVINTSLEENKTAPGMLRANFSTKVFEAGGNFSIDNFSIPYHLYNNYYGIKAPEGDKLSGMLVTGKDHKIDIVNVDRNGKLVKGGKTVGLELYKVQWRWWWERDGEDAYANFTQNQYNKLITTENITLLDGKGSYNLRIDEPEWGRYLILVRDYNGGHVTGKSVYIDWPGWAQREQGSNPTEASMLSFTANKAKFKVGEDVVLTIPSGKGGRALISIENGSKVLKTFWTETQKGQTQFTFKAEKNMAPNVFANITLLQPHAQTVNDLPIRMYGAIPILVEYTETILKPVLQMADKIKPETETTLTVKEQTGKAMTYTIAIVDEGLLDLTRFKTPDPHAVFYAREGLGVKTWDLFDEVLGAWGGNLERILSIGGDGSANRNLKPAKANRFAPVVKYMGPFAIGKGETKTHKFKLPQYIGAVRVMVVAGQQGAYGFAEKSVQVKKPLMLLATLPRVIGPGESFTLPVTVFTTEAALKNVTLSVQAQNLLIQGSAAKTMFFKQPGEQMAYFEVKAPERIGIAKVKVKVQSGSETAVYDVEMDIRNPNPYVTNVLSQMIEPGKTWSVNYQPTGMAGTNSGNLELSAIPPINLKKRLSYLMQYPHGCVEQTTSSVFPQLFLEQLTQLSEQQKTEKERNIKVAIQKLRGFQTTDGGLGYWPGASSSDEWGSNYAAHFLIEAQNAGYTVPVGMDELIRYLKNKAGNWAPNSTNFYGGDLLQSYRLYVLALAKRPEMAAMNKLRAFEYLSESAKWRLAAAYKLAGQTDAANKLVAGLATAVKPYNQMGGTYGSDTRDEAMILETLTLLGQKGKAAELLQPLASKLGQDTWYSTQTTAYSLLAIAKFCGQTTSAAKLAYTYVLDGKKASDNSGKYMSSIPVLFKSRTASVTNNSQRVLFARLILQGQPAAGQNNFLPNNTDALIMGVNYKLLNGKTIDPTVLKQGLDFYAEVTIKNPGKMGYYEQMALTQIFPSGWEIINTRLNDNESILASSPYGYRDIRDDRVFTYFNLRENETVTYKVLLNASYLGKFYLSAIQCEAMYNNTISATQAGQWVQVVK; encoded by the coding sequence ATGAAAAATTCATTCTCTACATTTATCCAGCAAAATAAGAAATTACTATCTATTGCTGCCATCTCAGTTGTTCTGTTGGGTCTGGCGGCATTTTTCTTTTTCAGGAAATCCAAACCAGACGATTACAATCAGGCTTATGCCAAATATATAGAGGCGTATACCTCTGGCACCATTTCAAAGAAAAGCTACATCAGGTTGCATCTTGCCAGTCAGGTAAGTACCATGAATGATGCAGGGAAACCAGATGAGCGTGAACTCTTTGATTTTTCGCCTTCTATAAAAGGTAAAACATATTGGATTGACGGCCAGACGGTAGAATTTAGGCCCGATGAAAACCTGGAACCAGGAGAAACTTATACAGCCACCTTCAATTTAAAAGCGGTTACCGAAACCGAAAAAGGTCAGGAAGAGTTCGAGTTCGATTTTAAGGTTATCAACCCCGGCATGATGTTAACCCAAAATGGCCTGGTTTCCCAAAACAATACTTCTATGGAGTATATGAAACTGAGCGGCGAAATCATCACTTCTGATGAAGAAGATACAAAACAACTGGAAAAAACAATCGAACTGGATTTCCCTCAAAAACTTAAAATCAAATGGCAGCATAACCCCGCCAAAAACAGCTCCATCTTCAGCATAGACAGCATCAAGAAAACCAATACAGAAGAAAAACTAAGCATAAAATGGTCTGGTGACGCCATAGACGCCAAAAATGAAGGAGAAGAAGTTGTAGAGGTTCCTAAATTGGGCGTTTTTAAGGTACTCAATATTAAGGCTGTTCAGCAGTTGGAAGATTATGCCTTAATTCAGTTTTCGGAACCTGTAGGCGTTGGGCAAGACTTAAACGGACTGGTGGGTCTCAATGGCGTTACAGATACACGTTATACCATTGACGCCAGTCAGGTAAAAATATACGCGCCCAATACATTAGATGGAAACTATACCGTCTATGCCAATCAGGGTATAGAGAATATCGAAGGCAAGAAATTAGAAGCTGCAAAAAATGCCAACATCGTCTTTGAAAAAAAACAACCTTCAGTTACCATCTCCGGCAATGGAACCATCCTACCCAATTCAGGTAAACTGGTGCTTCCTTTTGAAACCGTCAATTTAAAAGCAGTAGATGTAACGGTCATCAGGATTTATGAAAATAACATTCCGCAGTTCTTTCAAACCAACAATTACAAAGATGGTTCAGAATTGCGTCGTGTAGGTAAACCTGTGGTACAAAAAACCATCAGACTTGATGAAGATAAAGCGCTTGATCTTCATAAAAAGAACCGCTTTACACTAGATCTGGATAAGATCATTAAAGCTGAACCCGGTGCTATGTATAGGGTTACGCTCGGGTTCAGGCACAGCTATAACGTATTCGATTGTAACAGCAGCAGCAAAGAAGAACAGTCTGCTGATGGAGGGGATGAAGGATACGAGAATTATGGGGAGAAAATTGACGAGGACGACGATTTTTGGAGCCAGTATAACAGTAGCTATCCCAATTACTACAGATGGGAGGATCGCGACAATCCATGTACAGACTCCTATTATACCAGTGAAAGATGGGCAAGCAGAAATTTACTGGCCTCTAACATTGGTTTGGTGGTCAAACGTGGAAACGACAACAGTATGCTCATCGTTGCTACAGATCTGTTAACTGCTGAACCTTTAAGCGGTGTTGAACTTGAATTTGTGGATTACCAGCGTCAAATTATATTCAGTTCAAAAACTGATGCAGATGGTTTGGCTACATTTGATTTAAAACGAAAACCATTCCTGCTAATTGCTAAAAATGGAAAAGAGCGCGGCTACCTCAAACTGGATGATGGCAATGCTTTGCCTTTGAGTCGCTTTGATGTTGGTGGAGATTTGGTACAGAATGGCTTAAAAGGATTTTTATACGGCGAACGCGGCGTTTGGAGACCAGGAGACTCCTTGTTCTTGTCCTTTATCCTGGAAGATAAATTAAAAAAATTACCCGGCTCCTATCCCATTTCATTTGAATTGTACAATCCGAGTGGCCAACTGGTAAAAAAGGCTGTGCAGACCCAAACGTTGAATGGGTTTTATGCCATCAAAACGGCTACGGATAATACTGCGCCTACCGGAAACTGGACCGCAAAAGTTAAAGCCGGAGGTTCTACCTTTACCAAAACTTTAAAAATAGAAACGGTGATGCCAAACCGGTTAAAAATAAACTTTGATATTGGCAACCGTACTTACCTTAGCAGCGGACCGGCTTCTACAGCCAACCTTACTGCTACATGGCTTTTTGGCACACCAGGAAAGAATTTAAAAGCAAAGGTAGATGTCAATTTAAATACCATGACTACCACCTTTAAAGGTTTTGAGGCTTACACGTTTGATAATCCAACTGTGAAATTCGAATCACAGGTCAACACTATTTTTGAAGGTAGCTTAAACGAAAATGGTTCGGCAGTAATTAATACCAGTCTGGAAGAAAACAAAACCGCACCGGGTATGCTAAGGGCCAACTTTAGCACCAAGGTATTTGAAGCCGGCGGAAATTTCAGTATTGATAATTTTAGCATCCCGTATCACTTGTATAACAACTATTATGGCATCAAGGCCCCAGAAGGTGATAAATTAAGCGGTATGCTGGTTACGGGTAAAGACCATAAAATTGACATTGTCAATGTAGATAGAAATGGCAAACTCGTTAAAGGAGGTAAAACAGTAGGCCTGGAATTATACAAAGTGCAGTGGCGCTGGTGGTGGGAACGTGATGGAGAAGATGCCTACGCTAACTTTACTCAAAACCAATACAACAAACTCATCACTACAGAAAACATTACGCTACTGGATGGCAAAGGAAGTTACAACCTGCGGATCGATGAGCCAGAATGGGGCCGTTACCTAATTCTGGTAAGAGATTACAATGGCGGGCATGTTACCGGAAAATCGGTGTACATCGATTGGCCGGGATGGGCGCAGCGAGAACAAGGCAGCAACCCTACTGAAGCATCCATGCTTTCTTTTACGGCCAATAAAGCTAAGTTTAAGGTTGGCGAAGATGTGGTATTGACTATTCCTTCCGGAAAAGGCGGCCGGGCTTTAATCTCCATTGAAAATGGCAGTAAAGTATTAAAAACCTTTTGGACAGAAACCCAAAAAGGACAAACCCAGTTTACTTTCAAGGCAGAGAAAAATATGGCACCAAACGTATTTGCCAATATTACGTTGCTGCAACCGCATGCCCAAACGGTCAATGATTTGCCTATCCGGATGTATGGGGCAATTCCTATCCTGGTAGAATATACCGAAACCATCCTCAAACCGGTGCTGCAAATGGCAGATAAAATTAAGCCAGAAACGGAAACTACACTTACGGTAAAGGAACAAACAGGTAAAGCCATGACCTATACCATCGCCATCGTAGATGAAGGTTTGCTTGACCTTACCAGATTTAAAACACCAGACCCACATGCTGTTTTTTATGCACGGGAAGGTCTTGGGGTAAAAACATGGGATTTGTTTGATGAAGTACTTGGCGCCTGGGGCGGCAATCTGGAACGCATCCTCAGCATTGGTGGTGATGGCAGTGCCAACCGCAATTTAAAACCAGCCAAAGCCAACCGCTTTGCACCTGTGGTTAAGTATATGGGGCCATTTGCTATCGGTAAAGGCGAAACTAAAACGCATAAATTTAAGCTGCCTCAATACATCGGTGCCGTAAGGGTAATGGTTGTTGCTGGTCAGCAAGGTGCATATGGCTTTGCAGAAAAATCTGTACAAGTTAAAAAACCACTGATGCTGTTGGCTACCTTACCAAGGGTTATTGGTCCCGGAGAAAGCTTTACCCTGCCAGTCACTGTATTTACTACAGAAGCAGCTTTAAAAAATGTTACGCTGAGTGTTCAGGCGCAAAACCTGTTGATCCAGGGCAGTGCGGCTAAAACAATGTTCTTTAAACAACCAGGAGAACAAATGGCTTACTTTGAGGTCAAAGCACCAGAACGTATAGGTATAGCTAAAGTTAAGGTGAAAGTTCAAAGTGGCAGTGAAACTGCGGTTTACGATGTAGAGATGGACATTAGAAATCCAAATCCTTACGTAACCAATGTACTTTCTCAAATGATAGAACCTGGTAAAACATGGTCTGTAAATTATCAACCAACAGGTATGGCCGGCACAAACAGTGGCAACCTGGAATTGTCTGCTATTCCTCCTATTAACCTTAAAAAGAGGTTAAGTTACTTGATGCAATACCCTCATGGCTGTGTAGAACAAACCACCTCATCTGTATTTCCACAGTTGTTTTTAGAGCAGCTTACCCAATTGTCAGAACAGCAGAAAACAGAAAAAGAAAGAAACATCAAAGTAGCTATTCAAAAACTACGTGGTTTCCAAACTACTGATGGTGGCCTTGGCTACTGGCCCGGTGCCTCCAGTTCAGATGAATGGGGAAGCAATTATGCTGCACACTTTTTAATAGAAGCACAAAATGCGGGCTATACCGTACCGGTGGGTATGGATGAATTAATTCGTTACCTAAAAAACAAAGCAGGCAATTGGGCACCCAACAGTACCAATTTTTATGGGGGTGACTTGTTGCAATCGTATCGTTTGTATGTATTGGCATTGGCTAAACGTCCGGAAATGGCTGCCATGAACAAATTGCGTGCCTTCGAGTATTTATCTGAAAGTGCAAAATGGAGACTGGCTGCTGCCTATAAATTAGCCGGGCAAACGGATGCGGCCAATAAACTTGTAGCGGGATTGGCAACTGCTGTTAAGCCTTACAATCAAATGGGTGGTACCTATGGCTCAGACACAAGAGATGAAGCCATGATCCTGGAAACCCTTACCCTGTTGGGACAAAAAGGAAAAGCAGCAGAATTGCTGCAACCATTGGCTTCCAAATTAGGTCAGGATACCTGGTACAGCACACAAACTACCGCATACAGTTTGTTGGCCATTGCAAAATTCTGCGGCCAAACCACTTCTGCAGCTAAATTGGCCTATACCTACGTTTTGGATGGTAAAAAAGCATCAGACAATTCCGGAAAATACATGAGTAGTATACCGGTTTTATTCAAAAGCAGGACTGCATCAGTTACCAATAATAGCCAGCGTGTACTGTTTGCAAGGCTTATTTTGCAAGGACAACCAGCTGCAGGTCAAAACAATTTCCTTCCAAACAATACAGATGCGTTAATTATGGGTGTTAACTATAAATTGCTCAACGGCAAAACAATAGACCCTACGGTATTAAAGCAAGGTTTAGATTTTTATGCCGAAGTAACGATCAAGAATCCAGGAAAAATGGGTTATTATGAGCAAATGGCTCTTACGCAAATCTTTCCATCCGGATGGGAAATCATCAACACCAGGTTAAACGATAACGAAAGTATCCTGGCTTCGTCCCCATATGGTTACAGAGATATTCGTGATGACCGGGTGTTTACGTATTTCAATTTACGGGAAAATGAAACTGTTACCTATAAGGTGTTGTTAAATGCATCTTACCTGGGTAAGTTTTACTTATCTGCCATACAGTGCGAAGCGATGTATAACAACACCATTTCTGCAACTCAAGCTGGTCAATGGGTACAGGTCGTAAAATAA
- the topA gene encoding type I DNA topoisomerase — MAKNLLIVESPAKAKTIEGYLGKDFLVKSSYGHIRDLVKGDMAIDINNNFAQTYEVPADKKQVVAELKKLAKEAEMIWLASDEDREGEAISWHLFDTLGLKENKTKRIVFHEITKPAILKAIENPRTIDYNLVNAQQARRVLDRLVGFELSPVLWKKIKPSLSAGRVQSVAVRLIVDREREVNKFSATAAYKISAQFSTGNAREILKAELPQRFDQEADAEKFLKDCISAAFSISSLETKPAKRNPAAPFTTSTLQQEASRKLGYSVSRTMQIAQRLYESGRITYMRTDSVNLSETALQAAESEIKSAYGDKYHQPRTYRTKSAGAQEAHEAIRPTYFNHHSVPGDSSEQRLYELIWKRAIASQMSEAIFEKTTAHVKVSTRAEHLVAEGEVMKFDGFLKVYLESSDEEDLDDNTDNNLLPPLSKGQNLQLKEMSAIERFSRPPARYTEASLVKKLEELGIGRPSTYAPTISTIQNRGYVVKEDRDGRQRSFGSLVLSNGQINKQVKTEITGAEKAKLFPTDIGEVVNDFLVEHFKDIVDFNFTANVEKEFDEIAQGLQVWTKMLHSFYTPFHQEVETTLENADRANGERLLGVDPESGKNVYAKVGKFGPLVQIGHTDDEEKPRYASLMKSQSVGTITLEDALEQFRLPFQLEPFQDKEVSVGVGRFGPYVKWGETYISIPKNEDPLTVDQARAEVIIGEKITADAPVAQFDGMPVTKGTGRFGPFIKWNDLFINVPKAYNFDFLSDQDIRELIAKKIEKEANRFIQTWPAEKIAIENGRWGPFIRFGKEMLKLRKNPATNDKYTAEELAVISLEEVKKLIVEQLPAAFDVKAKKAPAKKAAAKAPAAKKKAAVKKK, encoded by the coding sequence ATGGCGAAGAATCTGTTAATCGTTGAGTCACCTGCAAAAGCCAAAACCATAGAAGGGTATTTAGGCAAAGATTTCCTTGTTAAGTCAAGTTACGGGCACATCCGTGATCTTGTTAAAGGGGATATGGCTATTGATATCAACAATAATTTTGCACAAACCTATGAAGTACCTGCAGACAAAAAGCAGGTAGTTGCCGAGTTGAAGAAGCTGGCTAAAGAAGCTGAAATGATTTGGTTAGCGAGTGATGAGGACCGCGAAGGGGAAGCCATATCATGGCACCTGTTTGATACCCTTGGCTTGAAAGAAAACAAAACCAAAAGAATCGTTTTCCATGAAATTACCAAACCGGCAATTCTAAAGGCTATTGAGAATCCGCGTACAATCGACTATAATTTAGTAAATGCACAGCAGGCGCGTCGGGTTTTAGACCGTCTGGTAGGTTTTGAACTTTCTCCTGTACTTTGGAAAAAGATCAAACCTTCTCTTTCGGCTGGCCGGGTACAATCTGTAGCGGTACGCTTAATTGTAGACCGTGAGCGCGAAGTCAATAAATTTAGTGCCACCGCTGCTTATAAAATATCTGCGCAATTTAGTACCGGCAATGCCAGAGAAATTCTAAAAGCAGAATTGCCTCAGCGTTTCGATCAGGAGGCCGATGCCGAAAAATTCCTTAAGGATTGTATCTCTGCTGCATTTTCTATTTCAAGTCTGGAAACAAAACCGGCAAAACGTAATCCAGCTGCTCCTTTTACCACCTCTACCTTGCAACAGGAAGCTTCCAGAAAACTTGGTTATTCCGTTTCAAGAACCATGCAGATCGCCCAGCGCCTATATGAAAGTGGTAGAATTACCTATATGCGTACCGACTCAGTTAATTTGTCTGAGACAGCGTTACAGGCTGCCGAAAGCGAAATAAAATCTGCCTACGGAGATAAATATCACCAGCCCAGAACATACAGAACTAAATCTGCCGGTGCACAGGAAGCGCACGAGGCAATACGTCCAACCTATTTCAATCACCATAGTGTGCCCGGAGATAGCTCCGAACAACGCCTGTATGAGTTAATTTGGAAGCGTGCAATCGCTTCTCAAATGAGCGAAGCTATATTTGAGAAAACCACAGCTCATGTTAAAGTAAGTACCAGAGCAGAACACCTGGTTGCTGAAGGTGAAGTGATGAAGTTTGACGGCTTTTTAAAAGTTTACCTTGAATCCAGTGATGAAGAAGATCTGGATGACAATACAGATAATAACCTACTACCCCCTTTAAGCAAAGGACAAAATCTCCAACTTAAAGAAATGAGTGCAATAGAGCGTTTCTCCCGCCCGCCTGCACGATATACAGAGGCCAGTCTGGTAAAAAAACTGGAAGAATTAGGCATTGGTCGTCCATCTACCTATGCACCTACCATCTCTACCATACAAAATCGCGGTTATGTGGTTAAAGAAGATCGTGATGGCCGTCAACGTTCATTTGGTTCCCTTGTTTTAAGCAATGGTCAAATCAACAAGCAGGTTAAAACAGAAATTACAGGTGCAGAAAAAGCTAAACTTTTCCCTACAGATATTGGCGAAGTTGTAAATGATTTCCTTGTAGAGCATTTTAAAGACATCGTAGATTTTAACTTTACGGCAAACGTAGAAAAAGAGTTCGATGAAATTGCGCAGGGATTGCAGGTATGGACCAAAATGCTCCACTCCTTCTACACCCCTTTCCATCAGGAAGTAGAAACTACTTTAGAAAATGCAGATCGTGCAAACGGAGAACGTTTACTGGGTGTTGATCCCGAAAGTGGTAAAAATGTATATGCCAAAGTTGGAAAATTTGGACCATTGGTACAAATAGGCCATACAGATGATGAAGAAAAGCCTAGGTATGCAAGCTTAATGAAATCTCAGTCTGTAGGTACCATTACGTTAGAAGATGCACTCGAGCAGTTTCGTCTGCCTTTCCAACTTGAGCCTTTCCAGGATAAAGAAGTTTCTGTAGGTGTTGGAAGGTTTGGTCCCTACGTTAAATGGGGAGAAACCTACATTTCTATTCCAAAGAACGAAGATCCTTTAACCGTAGACCAGGCTCGTGCCGAGGTAATTATTGGTGAAAAGATTACTGCAGATGCACCAGTTGCACAGTTTGATGGTATGCCTGTAACTAAAGGCACAGGACGGTTTGGGCCTTTCATCAAATGGAACGACCTGTTTATTAATGTGCCTAAGGCCTATAATTTTGATTTTCTATCAGATCAGGACATTCGTGAACTTATCGCCAAAAAGATAGAGAAAGAAGCCAATCGTTTTATTCAGACATGGCCTGCAGAAAAAATAGCCATTGAAAACGGCAGATGGGGACCATTCATTCGCTTTGGCAAAGAGATGCTGAAACTGAGGAAAAACCCAGCCACTAATGATAAATATACCGCTGAAGAGCTGGCCGTAATTTCATTAGAAGAGGTTAAAAAGTTAATTGTAGAGCAGCTACCTGCAGCATTTGATGTAAAAGCAAAAAAGGCTCCTGCTAAAAAAGCAGCAGCAAAAGCTCCTGCTGCAAAAAAGAAAGCGGCGGTTAAGAAAAAATAA